From a single Silene latifolia isolate original U9 population chromosome 6, ASM4854445v1, whole genome shotgun sequence genomic region:
- the LOC141586134 gene encoding protein ABIL1 isoform X1, protein MEVEIPKQLPSSMTFDEVSMERSKSFVKALQELKNLRPQLYSAAEYCEKSYLHSEQKQMVLDNLKDYTVRALVNAVDHLGTVAYKLTDLVEQQTSDVSNMEVKVTCLNQKLLTCQTYMDKEGLRQQQLLAIIPRHHKRYILPNSVNKKVHFSPSAQADPRQMHVQARPRVHPADSPGSKTLSWHLTSDTKAPIRGPQKTVFSSSEYQKVSPRSATVFHLVDTEDSTSRKSSSLHAQLPSGNSTNVPIQSYGVTQRDTMLDSKPMAPFRSSDNSRQAIVKAPLRRKSMLSAFFVKQKAPKLRSGTVS, encoded by the exons ATGGAGGTGGAGATACCGAAACAATTACCGTCATCTATGACCTTCGATGAAGTTTCCATGGAGCGGAGTAAAAGCTTCGTCAAAGCTCTTCAG GAACTCAAAAACTTGAGACCCCAACTTTACTCTGCTGCTGAATATTGTGAAAAGTCTTACCTACACAGCGAGCAGAAACAAAT GGTATTGGATAACCTTAAAGATTACACCGTACGAGCCCTTGTCAATGCTGTTGATCACCTAGGCACTGTTGCCTACAAATTGACGGATCTTGTCGAGCAACAGACTTCAGATGTATCAAACATGGAGGTGAAAGTAACTTGTCTAAATCAG AAACTTCttacatgccaaacatatatggACAAAGAAGGCCTTAGACAGCAGCAGTTGTTGGCAATCATCCCTAGACACCACAAGCGCTATATATTACCGA ATTCGGTCAATAAAAAGGTACATTTCAGTCCATCAGCACAGGCAGATCCTCGACAAATGCATGTTCAAGCAAGACCTCGAGTTCATCCTGCAG ATTCACCCGGTTCAAAGACTCTTTCTTGGCACCTGACTTCCGACACAAAGGCTCCTATAAGGGGGCCACAAAAGACTGTTTTCAG CAGTTCTGAATACCAAAAAGTTTCACCTAGATCTGCTACGGTATTTCACCTCGTAG ATACCGAGGACAGTACCAGCAGAAAGTCATCAAGCCTTCATGCACAGCTACCAAGTGGCAATTCAACCAATGTTCCAATTCAATCATATGGTGTTACACAAAGG GATACCATGCTGGATTCCAAGCCCATGGCGCCTTTCAGGTCATCGGATAATTCTCGGCAAGCAATTGTCAAAGCTCCCCTGCGCCGCAAAAGCATGCTCTCAGCGTTCTTTGTCAAGCAGAAAGCACCCAAGTTAAGGTCTGGGACCGTGTCTTAA
- the LOC141586134 gene encoding protein ABIL1 isoform X2, which yields MEVEIPKQLPSSMTFDEVSMERSKSFVKALQELKNLRPQLYSAAEYCEKSYLHSEQKQMVLDNLKDYTVRALVNAVDHLGTVAYKLTDLVEQQTSDVSNMEVKVTCLNQKLLTCQTYMDKEGLRQQQLLAIIPRHHKRYILPNSVNKKVHFSPSAQADPRQMHVQARPRVHPADSPGSKTLSWHLTSDTKAPIRGPQKTVFSSEYQKVSPRSATVFHLVDTEDSTSRKSSSLHAQLPSGNSTNVPIQSYGVTQRDTMLDSKPMAPFRSSDNSRQAIVKAPLRRKSMLSAFFVKQKAPKLRSGTVS from the exons ATGGAGGTGGAGATACCGAAACAATTACCGTCATCTATGACCTTCGATGAAGTTTCCATGGAGCGGAGTAAAAGCTTCGTCAAAGCTCTTCAG GAACTCAAAAACTTGAGACCCCAACTTTACTCTGCTGCTGAATATTGTGAAAAGTCTTACCTACACAGCGAGCAGAAACAAAT GGTATTGGATAACCTTAAAGATTACACCGTACGAGCCCTTGTCAATGCTGTTGATCACCTAGGCACTGTTGCCTACAAATTGACGGATCTTGTCGAGCAACAGACTTCAGATGTATCAAACATGGAGGTGAAAGTAACTTGTCTAAATCAG AAACTTCttacatgccaaacatatatggACAAAGAAGGCCTTAGACAGCAGCAGTTGTTGGCAATCATCCCTAGACACCACAAGCGCTATATATTACCGA ATTCGGTCAATAAAAAGGTACATTTCAGTCCATCAGCACAGGCAGATCCTCGACAAATGCATGTTCAAGCAAGACCTCGAGTTCATCCTGCAG ATTCACCCGGTTCAAAGACTCTTTCTTGGCACCTGACTTCCGACACAAAGGCTCCTATAAGGGGGCCACAAAAGACTGTTTTCAG TTCTGAATACCAAAAAGTTTCACCTAGATCTGCTACGGTATTTCACCTCGTAG ATACCGAGGACAGTACCAGCAGAAAGTCATCAAGCCTTCATGCACAGCTACCAAGTGGCAATTCAACCAATGTTCCAATTCAATCATATGGTGTTACACAAAGG GATACCATGCTGGATTCCAAGCCCATGGCGCCTTTCAGGTCATCGGATAATTCTCGGCAAGCAATTGTCAAAGCTCCCCTGCGCCGCAAAAGCATGCTCTCAGCGTTCTTTGTCAAGCAGAAAGCACCCAAGTTAAGGTCTGGGACCGTGTCTTAA
- the LOC141586133 gene encoding nicotinamide/nicotinic acid mononucleotide adenylyltransferase-like, which produces MDISLPVDKLKIASSGLDISSTDVAKGKRYVVLVATGSFNPPTFMHLRMFELARDALNSEGYQVIGAYLSPVNDAYEKLGLIGAEHRIQMCQLACKNSDIVMVDPWEGKQSTYQRTLTVLSRVKSSLCEKGLVSEGSIRVMLVCGSDLLESFHKSFWIPEQVRAIVRDFGVACIRREGQDVEKFVSEDPILQENKGNIVIVDELIPNQISSTRIRDCISRGLSVKYLTPDEVIKYIQTNRLYPHPLDNLSSTQTLSGGIHFPPPPTCS; this is translated from the exons ATGGATATATCACTGCCAGTAGACAAATTGAAAATTGCTTCCAGCGGTTTAGACATCTCCTCAACAGATGTGGCCAA GGGCAAGAGATATGTGGTCTTAGTTGCAACAGGAAGTTTCAATCCACCCACTTTTATGCATTTGCGAATGTTTG AGTTGGCAAGGGATGCATTGAATTCAGAAGGTTACCAGGTCATTGGAGCTTATTTGTCACCTGTGAATGATGCATATGAAAAGTTG GGCCTTATAGGTGCTGAACATCGTATACAGATGTGTCAACTGGCCTGCAAAAATTCCGATATTGTGATGGTAGATCCATGGGAG GGAAAGCAAAGTACCTACCAACGAACTTTGACTGTTTTATCAAGAGTGAAAAGCTCTTTATGTGAGAAAGGTCTTGTTTCTGAAG GATCTATTAGAGTCATGCTTGTTTGTGGTTCTGATTTGTTGGAGTCATTTCACAAGAGTTTCTGGATTCCCGAACAG GTGCGAGCCATAGTTAGAGACTTTGGAGTGGCTTGTATTCGCCGGGAGGGCCAAGACGTTGAAAAATTTGTTTCGGAGGATCCAATTCTACAAGAAAACAAG GGTAACATCGTGATTGTCGATGAACTCATCCCTAACCAGATAAGCTCAACTCGAATAAG GGACTGCATCTCAAGAGGTTTGTCCGTGAAGTACTTAACACCGGATGAAGTTAtaaaatatatacaaacaaatCGTCTTTATCCACACCCACTCGATAATTTATCCTCTACTCAAACCCTCAGTGGCGGTATACATTTCCCACCTCCACCAACCTGCAGCTAA